TCTGCACTGCACCAAAGTACAGTAAAGAGCAATGCTCTATGTAGTCTCTCTCTAAAAAGTCCAAAGTACTGTATGTGAAAATATGCTGAGTACATTTGACAAATGACCTGAATGTATGTTGTTCAGATTACATAAGAATGCAATCTCTCTGCTGTATCCTTGTGCTTCTCTGTGTGGTGTATCGCTCTACAGATATGAGGATGGCTTTCTGGTGGCCAACCCCGGCAGTGTGGACCTGGTGTCTGAGCGTGAGCGCCGGCCGCTGGACGAGGAGAACGAGCGTCTAAAAGGTGTGGTCTCCTCCCTGAGGTCCGCCATGGTGGCAGAACGGGGccggagggagggggcagagagggagtgCACAGCTGTGCTGCAGGAGTTTGAGCTTATGGAACAACGCCTCCTGGGTGCTGAGGGCTGCCAGCTGCGAGTGCAGGAGCTGGAGGCGGAGCTTCAGGAGATGCAGCAGCTGAGGAGGTCCCGGGTCTGTCTGTTGGATGAGGGTCTGGAGCAGACCCTGCTCAACAATGCCCCCGAGACCGACACACCCGAGGAGGGACCggggaaaaaggagggaggggaggggacgggGGAGTCCGGGGGGACAGGAGGAGGGGGGCAGCAGGGAGGCCCAGTGAGGAAGAGCTGCAGCGACACGGCGCTCAACGCCATCTCGGCCTGCGACGCCTCTGGCAGGCGTCAGGGCAGCTACGCAATCCACGCCAACGGCGTGCGCAAGCGGGGCATGTCCATCCTGAGGGAAGTGGACGAGCAGTACCACGCCCTGCTGGAGAAATACGAGGAGCTGCTGGGGAAGTGCCGGCGCCACGAGGAGGGCATGTGCCACGCGGGGGTGCAGACGTCACGCCCTGTCTCCAGAGACCCCTCCATGAAGGACTACAGCTTGGCCACCCCCAGCCCCTCAGCCATGGCTGCTGCACCCCCCACCCCGCCCCAGACACCCTCCACTCCAGAGGCCCTGGAGGGCATCAGCCGGCAGGTAGACCAGGTGGACAAGAGGCTGGGCCAGAACACCCCAGAGTACAAGGCCCTGTTCAAAGAGATCTTCTCCCGCCTGCAGAAGACCAAGAGTGAAGTGAACTCCACCAAGGGAGTCCCCAAGGGTAGAAAGTCCCCACGGGTTGGAAGTCCTAAGGGAAGAAAGTCCAAAGACAAATGAGCTGCTTTCGTGATACTAGTGAACATGCACTGAAAACAATGGGTACAAAAGCCACAGATTTTCTTTCTGAATTAGTTTCTCTTTGTTTGACCGTGTTTGTTGAAATGGGTCACTTGATGACAGGTTACCTGTACTTCTGCACTGGGGAAATGATACCATCTACTGTGGATGATCCCTCAGCTGTTTTATCCATCTCTCTGGACACTGACACGTTTTATCCATCTCTCTGGACACTGACACGTTTTATCCATCTCTCTGGACACTGACACGTTTTATCCATCTCTCTGGACACTGACACGTTTTATCCATCTCTCTGGACACTGACACGTTTTATCCATCTCTCTGGACACTGACACGTTTCATCCATCTCTCTGGACACTGACACgttttatctatctctctggacACTGACACGTTTTATCCATCTCTCTGGACACTGACACGTTTTATCCATCTCTCTGGACACTGACACGTTATATCCATCTCTCTGGACACTGACACGTTTTATCCATCTCTCTGGACACTGACACGTTTTATCCATCTCTCTGGGCACTGACACGTTTCATCCATCTCTCTGGGTACTGACACGTTTTATCCATCTCTCTGGACACTGACACGTTTCATCCATCTCTCTGGGTACTGACACGTTTCACCCATCTCTCTGGACACTGACACGTTTCATCCATCTCTCTGGACACTGACACGTTTTATCCATCTCTCTGGACACTGACACGTTTCATCCATCTCTCTGGACACTGACACGTTTCATCCATCTCTCTGGACACTGACACGTTTTATCCATCTCTCTGGACACTGACACGTTTCATCCATCTCTCTGGACACTGACACGTTTCATCCATCTCTCTGGACACTGACACGTTTTATCCATCTCTCTGGACACTGACACGTTTTATCCATCTCTCTGGACACTGACACGTTTTATCCATCTCTCTGGACACTGACACGTTTTATCCATCTCTCTGGACACTGACACGTTTCATCCATCTCTCTGGACACTGACACATTTTATCCATCTCTCTGGACACTGACACGTTTTATCCATCTCTCTGGACACTGACACGTTTCATCCATCTCTCTGGACACTGACACGTTTTATCCATCTCTCTGGACACTGACACGTTTCATCCATCTCTCTGGACACTGACACGTTTTATCCATCTCTCTGGACACTGACACGTTTCACCCATCCCAATATGAATGAATTGTACAGCTGATGACATTAATCATCTGGGTAGATGAAATGCCTTGATTCTTGACCTAATTTAAGATAATTTGACAACCTAGTCGTGCACTAAAATCTGTTTGCCCTGTCTTTGTTCAAGACAATCCGGTACAATATTTAAATGACTGGGCGTGTATACTGAGACTGCACTAATTCTATTTAGAATGTATAAATAATTGCTATTTAATGTTTTTGATGACTGACAATGAATAATATGTGCAGAGCGATTCATAAAATGTTTTCAAAAACAATCTAGTTCAATATTCCTGATCTCAATAACACTGTTGCCTTAACATCTTAAGCTTCACGTATGCATCTATCCAACATATACATTGGTTTTGAAGTCAGTAGGTGAAGCCAGTAGGTGAAGCCAGTAGGTGAAGCCAGTAGGTGAAGTCAGTAGGTGAAGTAGGTGAAGTCAGTAGGTGAAGCCAGTAGGTGAAGCCAGTAGGTGAAGGTAGGTGAAGCCAGTAGGTGAAGTCAGTAGGTGAAGCCAGTAGGTGAAGCCAAGGTGAAGCCAGTAGGTGAAGTCAGTAGGTGAAGTCAGTAGGTGAAGTCAGTAGGTGAAGTCAGTAGGTGAAGCCAGTAGGTGAAGCCAGTAGGTGAAGCCAGTAGGTGAAGCCAGTAGGTGAAGCCAGTAGGTGAAGTCAGTAGGTGAAGCCAGTAGGTGAAGCCAGTAGGTGAAGCCAGTAGGTGAAGCCAGTAGGTGAAGCCAGTAGGTGAAGCCAGTAGGTGAAGCCCAGTAGGTGAAGTCAGTAGGTGAAGCCAGTAGGTGAAGGTGAAGCCAGTAGGTGAAGCCAGTAGGTGAAGCCAGTAGGTGAAGTCAGTAGGTGAAGTCAGTAGGTGAAGTCAGTCAGTAGGTGAAGCCAGTAGGTGAAGCCAGTAGGTGAAGTCAGTAGGTGAAGCCAGTAGGTGAAGCCAGTAGGTGAAGTCAGTAGGTGAAGTCAGTAGGTGAAGTCAGTAGGTGAAGTCAGTAGGTGAAGTCAGTAGGTGAAGCCAGTAGGTGAAGCCAGTAGGTGAAGCCAGTAGGTGAAGTCAGTAGGTGAAGTCAGTAGGTGAAGCCAGTAGGTGAAGCCAGTAGGTGAAGTCAGTAGGTGAAGTCAGTAGGTGAAGTCAGTAGGTGAAGTCAGTAGGTGAAGCCAGTAGGTGAAGCCAGTAGGTGAAGCCAGTAGGTGAAGTCAGTAGGTGAAGTCAGTAGGTGAAGTCAGTAGGTGAAGCCAGTAGGTGAAGTCAGTAGGTGAAGCCAGTAGGTGAAGCCAGTAGGTGAAGTCAGTAGGTGAAGTCAGTAGGTGAAGTCAGTAGGTGAAGTCAGTAGGTGAAGTCAGTAGGTGAAGCCAGTAGACTTCAATTAAGGGAGCCCATGGTAGTAACTTctaaaataaatactgtatgtaaactgtGAATTG
The sequence above is a segment of the Oncorhynchus gorbuscha isolate QuinsamMale2020 ecotype Even-year linkage group LG16, OgorEven_v1.0, whole genome shotgun sequence genome. Coding sequences within it:
- the LOC123998608 gene encoding cerebellar degeneration-related protein 2-like, whose translation is MLRAVRMEEFVTEEDEPWYDQRDLEQDLHLAAELGKTLLERNKELEDSLQQMYINNEEQVQEMEYLSKQLEMLREMNEQHAKVYEQLDVTARELEITNEKLVIESKASQQKVDRLTGTMETLQAQVDTMTARVEELRTLEELRNHREERERRKTVHSFPCLKELCTAPKYEDGFLVANPGSVDLVSERERRPLDEENERLKGVVSSLRSAMVAERGRREGAERECTAVLQEFELMEQRLLGAEGCQLRVQELEAELQEMQQLRRSRVCLLDEGLEQTLLNNAPETDTPEEGPGKKEGGEGTGESGGTGGGGQQGGPVRKSCSDTALNAISACDASGRRQGSYAIHANGVRKRGMSILREVDEQYHALLEKYEELLGKCRRHEEGMCHAGVQTSRPVSRDPSMKDYSLATPSPSAMAAAPPTPPQTPSTPEALEGISRQVDQVDKRLGQNTPEYKALFKEIFSRLQKTKSEVNSTKGVPKGRKSPRVGSPKGRKSKDK